From Patescibacteria group bacterium, a single genomic window includes:
- a CDS encoding four helix bundle protein, protein MSYINSYKELIVLQKAIELVKLIYMITENFPKPQLSDLTKQMRRCAMPIPSNTAEGYARKSSRKYPLAFGSARELETQLIIAKELQFLDETDFSPAIIYSLKYYVC, encoded by the coding sequence ATGTCGTATATTAACAGCTATAAAGAATTAATAGTGTTGCAAAAAGCAATTGAATTAGTAAAACTAATCTATATGATAACGGAAAATTTCCCAAAACCTCAACTCTCTGATCTAACAAAGCAGATGAGAAGATGTGCAATGCCAATTCCCTCAAATACTGCTGAGGGCTATGCAAGAAAATCATCAAGGAAATATCCTCTCGCTTTTGGATCCGCGAGAGAACTAGAAACCCAACTTATTATCGCAAAAGAGCTTCAGTTTCTTGATGAAACCGACTTCTCTCCTGCAATCATTTACTCATTGAAGTATTACGTATGCTAA